In the Paramisgurnus dabryanus chromosome 5, PD_genome_1.1, whole genome shotgun sequence genome, one interval contains:
- the asb12a gene encoding ankyrin repeat and SOCS box protein 12a, with protein sequence MLQLRPVEEDESASESLELNRAVANNDSFLLAELLSQERFKKCINQQSGWGIPVTPLRMAASKGHLKCLQVLLAHGAEVDRLDVKAQTPLFTAVCGRYLSCVLALLRAGANPNGSHLNNSSPVLTAAREGDPEILQQLLRHGAEVNARSKVTLWASGVAVCSGPLYLSAIYGHLDCFKMLLLYGAEPNYNSPDEQVIGKATQQKTVLELCLRHGCGVEYIQLLIDFGANVYLPTLIIEKSTKQNEAVELLLKERGCPKPLASQCRLIIRRHLKQVNRMQFIDTLDIPPRLISYLKHKPMNSALVD encoded by the exons ATGCTCCAGCTGAGGCCGGTGGAAGAGGATGAATCAGCTTCTGAAAGTCTAGAGCTGAACCGAGCGGTGGCAAATAATGACAGCTTCCTATTGGCCGAGCTGCTGTCACAAGAACGCTTCAAGAAGTGCATCAATCAGCAGAGCGGTTGGGGCATCCCAGTTACCCCTTTACGCATGGCTGCATCCAAag GTCACCTAAAGTGCCTGCAGGTGCTCCTGGCCCATGGAGCAGAGGTAGATCGCCTGGATGTGAAGGCCCAGACTCCTCTTTTTACCGCCGTGTGCGGGCGGTATTTGAGTTGTGTGCTTGCCCTGCTTCGTGCTGGGGCTAACCCTAATGGAAGTCACTTGAACAACAGCTCACCTGTGCTCACCGCCGCCCGGGAGGGCGACCCAGAGATCCTCCAGCAGCTGCTTCGGCATGGAGCGGAGGTCAACGCCAGATCAAAGGTGACGCTGTGGGCATCGGGGGTTGCGGTGTGCAGTGGGCCGCTTTACCTGTCTGCCATATATGGACACCTggattgttttaaaatgttgctGTTGTACGGAGCAGAGCCGAACTATAACAGCCCAGATGAACAAGTCATCGGCAAAGCCACGCAGCAGAAGACGGTGCTGGAATTGTGCTTGAGACACGGCTGTGGAGTCGAATACATCCAACTGCTTATTGACTTTGGGGCCAATGTCTACCTGCCCACCCTCATTATAGAGAAGAGCACCAAACAGAATGAAGCTGTCGAGCTGCTACTAAAAGAACGAG GGTGTCCCAAGCCTTTGGCATCTCAGTGTAGGCTGATCATCCGTAGACATCTGAAACAAGTGAACAGGATGCAGTTTATAGATACACTGGATATTCCACCCAGGCTCATCAGCTATCTTAAACACAAGCCTATGAATAGTGCATTGGTTGACTGA
- the amer1 gene encoding APC membrane recruitment protein 1 produces METRGSDAVGAAGGQQSVSATHDPPQPQSPPSVKTRRSAFKFFGGRKSICVLPSFFGGRGKNQSKGSSKSGVTKSQTYDGVSRACWEDLGKGSSEAASGDFEFCSPCDTQKTPEDHGKFQSLPRQRRGLRGLFNSIRRHRKNKNVELEKRETLEMSSSFRAQTVPGNLSSISDRSDNHGDSQGKELVPDVPNQTVDRKCEQPLAAHECTKDPSLVPEKRRSRVETDKRTRGEEEENGEENQNKRQEVLTTYHQPLSAESELDRLAEQNIDITDEDLPAASCTSDSVNMMFGDVSSLKSFDSLTGCGDIIADQDDDSVAESSASAERGSRNAGKRSSCFVTYQGGGEEMATPDEVDTDYLQSLWESETSNEVCYLPSDRGSDSLSLTPDQQISSILAHSNSSTLGVTETALTPAELLSPQSDRQESVPNSDEGYYDSTTPGMEDENRERPHQERLPRDSYSGDALYELFEPDDHLLSPGLPTKDGHPFVGDKSPTNSLYALASTAPETGSMETEEERLSKIQHALLCCELQNLRSPSKDQLLFHTDCFYDDSILTEANGKTSSEVISQRYPQSPQRSQALKDKPVSRDHKQDSGFSPRVPETPRSQKSAVYTEHQPEDQSFLVPTRGHTHTQEELMVCFSQALVDFTKNSRLYCNSTESLDGSESSSPFGPSLSALPAIVTFDVVDMENEGECEHQTELVEEEEVLASPYEPFEDDGCYLQQDAFAECDQRTFDAYEQSLLLSNAWGIASLPRHLSLGRPCPPVPAPLALNRRSRSLDTDSLEFQTSEIYTTATTYDSKGDPFFKHRKAECSDMALPRQPCRVTGDGWRRAYGWGNSSSQHPNSKLPHVSQSALRPSHLPLQNNCRLAGVTQVEGEGEILFGGGDALYPCSYPPDGAHWKNRPVGVTLGVPHPRSDQSTEQREITVKSRRAELDGGFPTAPPKQ; encoded by the coding sequence ATGGAGACCAGAGGAAGTGATGCTGTTGGTGCAGCAGGAGGGCAACAATCAGTCTCTGCTACCCATGATCCTCCACAACCTCAGTCACCCCCCTCTGTAAAAACACGGAGGTCCGCTTTCAAGTTTTTTGGTGGTCGGAAGAGCATTTGTGTTCTTCCGAGCTTTTTTGGTGGCCGTGGCAAAAATCAAAGCAAGGGGTCATCTAAATCAGGGGTAACAAAGAGCCAAACATATGATGGGGTAAGCAGAGCATGCTGGGAAGATTTGGGCAAAGGCAGCAGTGAAGCAGCTTCAGGAGACTTTGAGTTCTGCAGCCCTTGTGACACTCAGAAAACACCAGAGGACCATGGGAAGTTTCAGTCACTACCAAGACAGCGGAGGGGTCTTCGTGGTCTGTTTAACAGCATACGAAGACACaggaaaaacaaaaatgttgaaTTGGAGAAACGTGAGACACTTGAAATGTCCTCGAGCTTTCGTGCCCAAACAGTGCCTGGAAACCTGTCGAGCATCAGTGACCGTAGCGATAACCATGGCGATAGTCAGGGCAAAGAGTTGGTGCCAGATGTGCCTAATCAAACCGTAGACCGTAAATGTGAACAGCCGTTGGCTGCCCATGAATGTACAAAAGATCCATCGCTAGTGCCTGAGAAACGAAGAAGCAGGGTAGAGACTGATAAGAGGACGAGAGGAGAAGAAGAGGAGAACGGAGAAGAGAACCAAAATAAGAGACAGGAAGTGTTGACTACATATCATCAACCCTTGTCTGCAGAGTCTGAACTGGATCGATTGGCTGAGCAAAATATTGACATAACCGATGAAGATCTTCCTGCTGCATCCTGTACATCTGACAGTGTGAACATGATGTTTGGTGATGTTTCATCATTGAAGAGCTTTGATTCGCTGACAGGTTGCGGAGACATCATTGCAGACCAAGACGATGACAGTGTGGCAGAAAGTTCGGCGTCTGCTGAAAGAGGCAGTCGAAATGCAGGAAAAAGGAGCTCCTGTTTCGTCACATATCAAGGAGGAGGGGAAGAGATGGCAACACCTGATGAGGTGGATACCGATTACCTTCAGAGCTTATGGGAATCTGAAACTAGTAATGAGGTCTGCTACCTCCCCTCAGACCGAGGCTCAGATAGCCTTTCCCTCACTCCTGATCAGCAAATCAGCTCTATACTTGCACATTCCAACAGCAGCACACTGGGAGTCACGGAAACTGCCCTTACCCCTGCAGAACTTTTAAGCCCACAGAGCGATCGGCAAGAATCAGTGCCCAACAGCGATGAAGGATACTATGACTCCACCACGCCAGGAATGGAGGATGAGAATAGGGAACGTCCACACCAGGAAAGGCTTCCAAGGGACAGCTACAGTGGCGATGCCCTTTATGAACTTTTTGAACCTGATGATCACTTGCTAAGTCCTGGTCTTCCAACCAAGGATGGCCATCCATTTGTTGGTGATAAGAGTCCAACAAACTCTCTTTATGCCTTGGCATCCACTGCCCCAGAGACAGGCTCCATGGAGACGGAGGAGGAGCGCCTGAGCAAGATCCAGCATGCCCTTTTGTGCTGTGAGCTTCAAAATCTCAGAAGCCCATCTAAAGATCAGCTTCTGTTTCATACTGACTGCTTCTATGATGATTCAATCCTTACCGAAGCCAATGGTAAGACGTCCTCAGAAGTTATTAGTCAGCGTTATCCCCAGTCACCACAGAGATCCCAGGCTTTAAAAGACAAACCTGTCAGCAGGGATCACAAACAGGATTCAGGGTTTAGCCCACGTGTCCCAGAGACACCCAGATCGCAGAAGTCAGCAGTGTACACAGAGCATCAACCTGAGGATCAAAGTTTTTTAGTACCCACCAGAGGCCACACCCACACCCAGGAAGAGCTGATGGTCTGTTTTTCCCAAGCGCTTGTAGATTTTACTAAGAACTCCCGGCTTTACTGTAACTCAACCGAGAGTCTTGACGGCTCTGAGTCGAGTTCTCCTTTCGGCCCGAGTCTCAGTGCCCTTCCTGCAATTGTCACATTCGATGTGGTTGACATGGAGAACGAGGGTGAATGTGAGCACCAGACTGAGCTTGTTGAGGAAGAGGAGGTGTTGGCGTCCCCTTATGAGCCCTTTGAGGATGATGGCTGTTACTTGCAGCAGGATGCCTTTGCGGAATGTGACCAACGTACTTTTGATGCCTACGAACAGAGTCTGTTGCTCAGTAATGCATGGGGCATTGCGAGCCTTCCACGGCATCTCAGTTTGGGTCGGCCTTGTCCACCAGTCCCTGCCCCGTTAGCACTAAATCGGCGTAGCCGCTCTCTTGACACAGACAGTTTGGAATTTCAAACTAGTGAGATTTACACAACCGCAACTACTTATGACTCAAAGGGAGATCCATTTTTTAAGCACAGGAAGGCGGAATGTAGTGACATGGCATTACCACGACAACCCTGCAGGGTTACTGGGGATGGTTGGAGGCGAGCCTATGGTTGGGGCAACAGCTCCTCCCAGCATCCTAACTCGAAGTTGCCACATGTGAGTCAATCGGCTCTCAGACCTTCACATCTCCCCCTACAGAACAACTGCCGCCTTGCTGGTGTCACTCAAGTGGAAGGCGAGGGGGAGATTTTATTTGGTGGAGGGGATGCGCTTTACCCCTGCAGTTATCCTCCTGATGGCGCGCATTGGAAAAATCGACCTGTTGGGGTCACTCTGGGTGTGCCACATCCTCGATCGGACCAATCAACAGAGCAGAGAGAAATTACAGTGAAAAGCAGGAGGGCGGAGCTTGACGGGGGCTTTCCCACTGCACCGCCTAAACAATAA